One window of Quercus robur chromosome 5, dhQueRobu3.1, whole genome shotgun sequence genomic DNA carries:
- the LOC126727816 gene encoding uncharacterized protein LOC126727816: protein MVQAWQIEIEIETNASSYTIDLNTHYLNITASVSRPSFITWPPPAPAKEAMDKLNETELKGKPMIITWCEKQCPSSNAKLWVSINGPPINNDNFKALLSGFGVVDSFKVVLQHLDTSYWIVQFDSETFATNAIKIFNSAEKYGMKFLVSKYNDCKKLCVEYHPKDLDENNILLAFSLYGECTVNIKNKSSGTAFVSYHTSKGAEEAMRNLNGTDLGSHCLYVRGIVTQAMTEDNNLEEAPIFVIEDNRRQLVTTVNMACFRIVSNFLQFLNKLGDDHRHIGLLERIRPDSPWPGYEVMYKHVDSENEVVIKPFEGVESFDYIESCFNKDPYEHFELGFFSMVNQIEFYEKKAVPLVD from the exons ATGGTGCAGGCATGgcagatagagatagagatagag aCAAATGCTAGTAGTTATACCATTGATCTTAACACACATTATCTTAACATAACAGCTAGTGTTTCAAGGCCTTCCTTTATTACATGGCCTCCACCAGCACCAG CAAAGGAAGCTATGGATAAGCTAAACGAGACAGAATTGAAGGGAAAGCCAATGATTATCACGTGGTGTGAAAAGCAATGTCCTAGTAGTAATGCAAAATTGTGGGTGTCAATTAATGGCCCCCCTATCAATAATGATAACTTCAAGGCTTTATTGTCCggttttggtgttgttgatTCTTTCAAAGTGGTATTGCAACATCTTGATACATCCTATTGGATTGTGCAGTTCGACTCAGAGACATTTGCTACAAATgccattaaaattttcaacagTGCTGAAAAGTATGGCATGAAATT CCTTGTGTCAAAATATAATGATTGCAAGAAACTCTGTGTGGAATATCATCCAAAAGATCTAGATGAGAACAACATTCTATTAGCGTTCTCTTTGTATGGGGAATGCACTGTCAATATCAAGAATAAATCGAGTGGTACTGCTTTTGTTAGCTATCATACATCAAAAGGGGCTGAAGAAGCTATGAGGAACTTAAATGGCACAGATTTAG GTTCACATTGTTTGTATGTAAGAGGTATTGTGACGCAAGCCATGACTGAAGATAACAATCTTGAAGAAGCCccaatttttgtgattgaagaTAATCGGAGGCAATTAGTTACAACTGTCAATATGGCGTGTTTTCGTATTGTATCAAATTTCCTTCAATTCCTAAACAAACTAGGGGATGATCATAGACATATTGGTCTATTGGAGAGAATTAGGCCCGACAGTCCGTGGCCTGGTTATGAAGTTATGTATAAACATGTTGACAGTGAGAACGAGGTAGTCATCAAACCGTTTGAAGgtgttgaatcttttgattataTTGAATCATGTTTCAACAAAGATCCGTACGAGCACTTTGAGCTGGGGTTCTTCAGTATGGTCAACCAAATAGAGTTCTATGAGAAGAAGGCGGTGCCACTTGTGGATTGA